CTTTTAATGCAATTtattaaaacacaaaccaaaatAAATGATTATATCAATACtacaattaataatttttatgcaaTTTATTCTTTTGAGATagcataaaaatatatacatataaaagttttttatctaatatttttatgcTTTATAATTAGAATAGAATATATTTGcgagttacaaaatattaaataataaaatattattaaaaaatataaacataaaaatacatacatataaaagttttttatctaatatttttatactttataattagaATGTATGTgaaagttacaaaatattaaataataaaatattattattatcattagatGAGTAATTAAGAAGAATTTGAGTTAATGTAGAAATAAATTTGTTGtccattaaaatttaaataattctaatattaaatGTTGTTTTAAAAGGTCTTCTCTGGCGATTTCCGATTGGCGGTTTCTGACGATTGAGCTTTTTTCGGCGAAGAACGTACAGAAGTTGAAGGTAAAGGGTAGGAACAGACACAGCGAACCTTTGGTGTTGGTTTAAATTCCTAACCTTAGGGTTAGGGACCACGGTAGAGGGGATCTAGGTTTGGGACTATCCTTGGGTTAAATATGGGGCGTGGCCGGCCGAAGAAAAAGGCGGCGATGACTCCACCGGCGAGTGTGAGAGTATTCTCGTCAACTCCAATTTCAAGTGGACAAGGAACTATCGGAATTACAAGCAAATCTGGGAATGTTGTGAAAACGATGGAAACGATTAAGGAGGTACCGAATGCTGAGGGGAAACACGATGAGGTTGAGAAGGACGACTACCAGAATCCAATGGGTGGAAATAATCAAAGGAAATAGACTTCCGTCGAATGGTAGTGAACTCTCCTACATGGAGCCACTCATAATAAACAGTTAGATTGAAGTTCAACTTGAGGAAAAGGATGTAACATCAGAGATGGAATTCTGGAAAAATGCCCTTATCATGTATGCTATAGGAAATGAGCTTTCTATGAATGCAGTTAAGAAGTTCATGACTACAACATGGAATTTCGTGACCTTACCGGATTTGTACTACAATGAAGAGGGATACTTCCTTATTAGATTCAAGGATAGAGTTGATAGGGATGCTGTGTTAATGCGACGACCGTACTCTATCTTCAAGAAGCctattttgcttcatgaatggaacCCAAATTTCACACTGCAGGAAGATGTGCTGAGGGTGTTACCTATTTGGGTGATGTTTCCCCAATTTCCTTTGTATTGCTGGGGGGATCAGAGTATTGGTAAAATTGCTAGTGCCATAGGAAAGCCACTCATGACTGATGAGTGTACAACAAAGAAGCTTCGGGTATCGTATGCACGAGTCCTAATTGAAGTTGATGTTACACAGGAACTACGACAACATATCACAATCGGGAATCCACGGGGTGAGAAAATGATCCAACAGGTGGAGTATGAATGGAAACCACCCTTTTGCAAAAGCTGTAACAAAGTAGGGCATGAATGTAAACAAAAGGAGGATGGTCTTAAGAAAAAGAAAGAGCCACAAAGAGTTTGGGAGCGGAAGAAGCCACCTGAGGAGCCTAAAAGCTCAGATGAAGTGAGCAAATCTGTAGCCCAATTGAATGTTGTAGAAGGACCATGGATCACTATACAAATAAAAGGAAGGAAAGGAAAGGAACCTGCAGAAGTGAGAGTTGAAATCATGAATGGTTTTGAGGGACTTCTGGTAGGGGAAAGCTCTCATACTAAGGGTGTTACGTGATCTGCTAGAATGTGAGAGGGCTCAATAAACATGCTAGATGCCTGGAGGTTGGAGCCCAACTCAAGAAATTACGGGTTAGTTGTCTAGCATTACTTGAAACTCGTGTTAAGATTAATAATAGTAAAGCTGTTAGGAAGAGGTTGGGGTTTGATTGGGAGTTCATAGATAATTATTAACATCATATGAAAGGAAGGATTTGGTTGGCTTGGAATCCTAACATTTGGAGTATAACCCCTATTGAGAAAACTGAACAGTTAGTACACAGTGATGTTTACACCAATGCTGGAACATTATCTCATCACCTCACTATAGTGTATGCTCACAATCAGATCAATAATAGGAGGAGCTTGTGGCAGGATCTCAGTAGAATCAGTAATAATATTCAGGGGCCTTGGATGGTTGTAGGTGACTTTAATAACATTTTGAAAGTTGGTGATATAATTGGTGGTAATGATGTACATCTGGCTGAGTATATTGATATGGAGTTAATAATGGCTAATAGTAATCTTTTTGAGCATGAAATGATAGGAGCTTGGTTCACCTGGTCAAACAAGCAAATAGCTAACCCTATTAGTTCCATAATTGATAGGGCTCTTGTTAATGCAGACTCGTACAGAGGTTTCCCTAATACTAGTGTTGAGGTGCTCAATCCCCATATCTCTGACCATGCTCCTTTGAGAATCAAGATGGATAGTCATCAAGCAATAAAGAAAATCAAGCATAGATTTAAATTCCTGAATTGTATAGCTGGCCATGCTGATTATCTTCATGGTCTGAGGGCAAACTGGAATCATCTTGACTTAGGCAATCCAATGGAGCAATTCTGGAAGAACTTATATAAGTTACAATATAGTCTGAAAGGATTGACTTGGCAAATGACTGAGGGGATCAGAGATCTCAAGGTGAGTAGAGAGCAGCTTGATAAAGCTCAAACCCTATTAGCATTTGATCAGCTGAATCAGACCCTGTGCCAAAATTTCAAGTTCTGGACTGATGAAGTTCTGAAAAATACTGAATTGGAAGAGAATATCCTGCAGCAGAAACTTAAGTGTGACTGGATTACTTTGGTGATGGTAATAATGCATACTTCTATGCAAAtctcaaatataaaacaaacaaatccAAATCAAGGAGCTAGAAGATGCTCAAGGAAATAGGCTCACTGATTAGAAAGACATTGAGATGGAGGTGAGATCCTTCTACTTAAAACTGATTGGTCAAACATCTATGCAGAGAAGCCAGGTGGATATTTGTAGCTTGAGAGAAGGAGCTCAATTAAATAGGGAGCAACAAGAAAGCCTTACTGTACCAGTGACTGAAGCTGAAATTTGGAAGGCCATCAATGGTATGGGTGATAATAAAGCACCAGGTGTGGATGGCTATAATGCTAAATTTTACAAATCCAGCTGGACAGTAATTAaaaaagatgttgtgaatgtggtTCAAGACTTCTTTGTGAATAACAGGATGTATAGAGCAGTGAATTGTGCCCTTGTGACCCTGATCCCTAAGACTAAAGATGCTAAATCTATGAAAGAGATGAGGCCTATAGCATGTTGTACCACCCTTTACAAAATTATCTCCAAGGTCCTCACTAAAAGGTTAAACAAAGTGATTAACTCTGTTAATGACAGTCAGACAACATTCTTGCCAGGCAAAACAATTCATGATAACATCATCTTGGCCTTTGAATTACTGAGAGGTTACAATAGGAAACATCTCTCTCCCAGGTGCACTATTCAAATTGATCTTCAAAAAGCCTATGATACTGTGGAGTGGGACTCTTTGGCATTGGTAAGCTCCCTTTCAAATATTTGGGGGTCCCTCTATCCACAAGAAAGCTTACTATCAACCAATGTCAACCTATTATTGATAAAATGCTTGAGAAAGTGCAGCATTGGTATGCTAATTTGCTTAGCTATACAGGTAGGAAACAACTAGTCAAGAGCACTTTGATGTCCATAGTAGGGTATTGGATGCAAGCATTTCCCCTCCCTAAGAAAATAATCTAGAGAATTGAAGTGATTTGTAAAAAATTTATCTGGTCTGGCAAAGCTGTGGGGAGGAAAGCCCTAGTAGCTTGGGATAAAATCTGCCATCCCAATAATGCAGGTGGCTTAAACATGACTTATCTTAGTGACTGGAACAAAGCTACTATTCTGAAGTTGCTTTGGAACCTCCATATGAAATCAGATAAGCTATGGATACGGTGGATTGGAGCATACTATCTTAAAGGTGTCAGCATTATGCGGTGGGAGCCTAAGATATATAGCTCTTGGATGATCAAGAGTATAGTCAAGAATAGAGAGATTACTGTCCATAGTGAGTATTGGAAAAGTAGTGTTCATCAGAGCCAGTTTAATACCAATGCAATGTATAAAGACCTGAGGGGTAATTTTGCAAACCAGAGCTGGAGGAAGATCTTGTTTCAAAACTATGCCAGACCAAGGGCATGTTTCACTCTTTGGTTGGCTATTATGAACCGTCTCCCTACCAAAGATAGATTGAGGAAGATTAATATTTAGCAGATGGCTTATGCAGTTTTTGTGAACCGTCTCCCTAGTCATGTTTGGATTCAAATCATGGATTGGATTGGATATGTTAGAAGATGTAAAAGCTGGGATGAAGAGAAATAGTGGCTTTCTatggaaacaacaaaaaaagggtGGAGAAGATGTTTTCTCAAATTGGCTATTGCTGAAGTTATCTACCATTTGTGGAACCTGCGAAATGAGAAGATTTTTAGCCAAAGCCAATATTCTGGGGATATCATTATGAGAATCAAATACACTATAGGACTTAGAGCTAGTTCtaaaaaaagtgttgagaaacCATGTGAACATGGAGACCATGGTTATTAGTTGATTTGTGTGTCTAGTTTCAATTTTGTGTTCTTTGTTTGTCTGGCTGCCTGGATCGTTGTAATGATCGGCTTGTATAAACTGTTTTTGGtaataaaattcttattttactccaaaaaagttaaataattcttattattattatatttcattgGTAGaatttaaatagtaaaatattattaaaaatataaacataaaaatacatacatataaaagttaaaaatatatacatataaaattatttttatttaatatttttatactttataattagaatatatttgagagtcacaaaatattaaatcataaaatattattaaaaatataaacaaaatacatacatataaaagttttttatctaatatttttataatttataattggaatatatttgagagtaacaaaatattaaataataaaatattattattatcattagatGGACAATTTGGAAGAATATGAGTTAGGgtaaaaattagaattttttttaaataaccatgtattagaaaaaaattacgTAAATAACCATACTTCGGAAAAAATTACGTAAATAACCAAGTTTCAGAAAACATTGACACTAAGGCGCCATGTGAGATGGCGCCACCATTGTATCAGATGAAGGGAGGCGCCATTTGGGATGGCTCCTATGTACAACTTTTCTGCAATAAGCCATCTCATATGGCGCCTTTGTGCATTTTCAAATggaaaattgaacaaaaatatacAAGGAGGCGCCATATGAGATGGCTCCTCCTCCTAAAAGTTGAAGGGAGGCGCCATTTGACATGGCTTATTGGGACTGAGTGTGCCATGTCAGATGGCGCCTAGGACTAAAAAAAAGGAATAAgccatgtgagatggcgcctTGGTGTTAAGGGTTTCAGAAacctggttatttgcgtaatttttttcgaaacgtggttatttgtgtatttttttttaatacatggttattttaaaaaaaaatcctaaaaattaatttgttctccattaaaaattaaatataatttttctcattattattatatttaattggtagaatttaaaaaataaaattttattcaaaatataaatataaaaatacacacatataaaagttaaaaatatatacatattaaagttttttatctaatatttgtatactttgtaattagaatatattagagagttataaaatataaaataataaaatattattaaaaatataaacattaaaatacatacatataaaaaaaaattatctaatatttttatactttataattggAATATATagagagttacaaaatattaaataataaaatattgttaTCATCATTACATGAGTAATTTGGAAGAATTTGAGTTaatgtaaaaattaatttgttggccattaaaaattaaatataattcttattattattatatttaattagtaGAATTTTGGGAGGTAGAATTTTGTGAGGATGACACATAAATACGAGGCTACTAGTAGAAGACCCATGCATCCGCACGGGTAAATCAAATCTTAAACcgaataatgtattacaaacgcAAAAAATGAAGTTTAAAAATTCGAATCAGAAATGTTAATTTaacattaaaaaaacataatatagatgaaTTGAATCTATATATATCAGCtatgtaaaaaaaatagaaatacaaTAGTCATTTGTGTTTTAGGTAATTCGATAAGGCTAGGTTGTTggtgatatataattgttattataaaatcactatTAACtggaaatatttaaaaagaaatatttatcaaatactccctctgtctcacaataggtgtcatctttaatatttttatttgtctcaaattatttgtctaTATAGAATaccaatgtgatatttattattttttccactaacttacccttatttattgtattttaatttatttaagtactccactacctattattaataaggttattttagtaaatgagactcattttatcattgaaatcaacataattaatcattttcttaaaaagtgtgaaaatctcaaagagtacacctattgtgagacggagggagtaaccaATATGATAAGTTTAATatgtctaataactataaatatttacaaatatgactaataactataaataaatatttagaaatattaatgataattataaatatttataatattttggtgtttaaataaaaatatatattgtgcTCATAGTGTCCCGTTAAAATAATGAGTTTatgctaattataaatatttataatattttgtcgattaaaataaaaaagatattgtggtgatagtgtcccgtgaaaaCTTCTTTGATAAatagttttcaattttaattggtatataatttatttaaatgcaattataaaatatgaaataataaaactTTCATATATTTCATTTTGCATGGATCTAACTGGTTGTGTCCCTTGTGTCCCGTGCATCTGCAGTGGTAGAATCATTAATataactttttattatttattaaaatattgataatttgaattttagaTAATCAATACCTAAATGGTCTCACAAACTAAAGCACAAATGAcaagtatattttaattttctgatttagtttatttttaattttctgatttatcaatttcatttttcCAATGCTTTTTATTTAGATGGCACTGCAGTTTTGTTGGAGTAGTTGCATGTCtagagatatatatttttttgttaaggCTTAAAATTAGTGATTCTGTTTTAGGATTCATTTTTAGATTCATTTTATAAACTATTATATTGAagttagttttttaaaatattaaaatgtgaTAAGTAATTTATGCAGGAATAATAAAGCTATAGTAATGTCCTGGATGTTTCAGAGTTATGAATATTAAGTTGACTTCTTCTTTGGCTAAAAGTGTGAAAGTCAAAGTCTCcatcttaaatatgatttttcagtaaataattttttaaaagttcAGTTTTAActtaaatgaaaaattaattagtttaaagGATTCATGAACACAAATTACAATTGAATTGGACTAACCAAACTCAAATTGAGATGGAACTCTGGATTGAATATGTATATACCATAATGATGAACTTCAGAATCGCAgggcatttttttaataaaaaagtacaagcatttatatttttgttaatatataaTGTTGTACTTACAAAAATATGCTAAGCACTTTATCTTACCATTGGAAATATAGTATTTCTTTGTTGGTGAGGAAAATGACAGTGCATGCCACAGGCATCAAGGAAATCCATACTTGGTTAAGGTAGAGTAAGCTAAGCAATTAATGATCAAACACCAAATGCACAAAAGTATCAATCTATATCTGCACCTGCACGCATAGATGTATGACTCTGTCGCATCCAACCAATACTAAGAAACTGCAGACCTTGGATTTTCACTGTTTTTCAGGACAGGCTGGTCTTGGTATAGTAGATAATAGCTAGTTGGTTCTGTATTTTACTGTAGAGTATTATATTGAATATTATTAACAAAACCTATAATCTAAGTTCCAATTTTTCAGAGTGTTATATTTAAGTGCGTATAACAAAACCTTTAAGCATCATGTTATTATAAGGGCATTATAACAAAACCATAACAGCAATATGagaaaaacaagaagaaaaaacctttttatgaGTATACCAATTATATTCCTTTACTCTAAACATTTGTTTCAACACATGGGAGATTTGATATTCTATGTAAGCTTACAAAACTTACTAAAAGTCCATATATTataattccttattttatgatattatatataattaatgcAGTTCTATAATTAATGCAATTCTATAATTAATACAACATATGCAGTTCTACAAAAATtcataattaaatcaaaaattctATGTAAGCGTACAACTGTGGTTTTGTTATATAGTTAAGAACCAGAAGACATTCTATAACATTAATTAGCATATGTTGCGATGAAATTTCAACTAAAAACTCAGACAAAAATATGTAGTGATGCAAGATCACGAGGTTGAGCGGCTCGCATACCTCATCAATCATCATGCAGTTCTCATTAGAATTGAACAAACTTGTCATGTTGGAAGCAATCTGTTCCATGGCCAAAAAAATGCTCCTAAAGACCGCCATTTTCTACTGTAATTATTCCTTGTCTATTTCTCTGTCGATAACACAACAGAGAAAGCTCAATGAAAATTTTATCAACAAAATCGAATGCCAAAACATTATGTAGTTTTTAAATATAacttatgatgttttcaaaaataaaGAAGAGGAATTAGATGAAACACTAAAATAATACAGTAACAATTGTATAGTTATACACTTTAACAATGGAACTAAGTATAAATACCTTATAGAATCATTGATGTATCAAATATAAAAAAGCAGCATGAGTAGTATGACCGTTACAAAATACCCTCACCATGGAAGGTTGTTTTTAATAAGAGAAATATCTTTGATACAATAGAAGGAAAAAATGCTTAAACATGATCATAGATAAATtcataaaatttgaaatataaagGATTGTTATTTCAGAAAACATGATTTCCAAATAAGTGGAAGTTTCATTACAAACTAAGAACACATATTCTAAATTATGTTTTTAAGGCTGCACTTCAAGAATGTTGAAAAGAGAAGTGGACATTAAATAATCCTTACACCAAAGTATGTCATATGCCAAAAAACAAAGATGCATATCGTGAGTGAGTAGCTTAAAGGCCAAGCAATAGGCAATAATTTAGTTTTGGTTTGCCTTGAATAATCCTTACACCAACAATAAGAGAAGTGGACATTCAATAATCCTTATACCAACACTATTGCAGAAAGTTTCCTACAAACAACAATAGGAGTCATTAAAAAATACAGGCTGAATAAATAGAATTCCACGCATTAGGCTATTAACCATAACGTGACACTATTAAACGGTTACACTAATTATTCGATAATAAAAAGAACTGACATCGTGAATACAAAGAATCTCCCCAATGCTTTTGACATCCTTGCTAAAGAAGAAAGATCGATCATCAGTTGGACCTTGTGAACATGAATTGAGTGATCGTGTTTGCGAAGTATTTGGAGAAGGGTTTCCCTCTACAACTTAGTCAGCAAAATGCAAAACCAATGCAACATAAAGTTTCACTAAAATCAGTATAAAAATGCAGCAATACATAAAAGACGATTTATGAAACACAAGTATGAAAGACAACATGTTATTAGCTTATTAATAGACATAAAAGCAACTCACAAAAGCTAATGAAAAACACAAGCTTTGCACATTTCCTCTGTTCAACCCTGTTTTCTCTGAGCATCTTAATTATTTCTCAAAATTAAGATGAACATGAGCACACTCCATGCTAGTATGCTAAGTTTTCTCGCCTGCCATTAATCTCCTACTGAAGAAATAAACCACTGTTCCAATAAACCATAAGCACACTCCATGTCATATGTCAATCATGTCTTGCATATTTTATAATATACTAAAATTTAAAATGCAGAAAGttttgatggagaaaattttgatACTCAAAATGGTTCACCTAATAAAAACCAGATTGTACCAACACTTCATTACCAGTTGGAAAATGGAGTTCTCAGCAAATCGAACATTAAAATTTATGAAATGGCTTCATTTTTTTCTTGTTTCCTGCATAAAAAATGACAGTTTATGTTTATAAGTGTCATACAAAATggaaaataaacaaacataatTAATAGTTTCTCATATAGATTATCATTATAAAGTGGATAAATAATACATAGATGGTTGAATTTTGATACTGTTCAACATGTGCAAGAGTTTGTCATGTGGTCAAACAGATCAAATGGTTACATGTTGCAACATAGATTAACATTCATCCACGATGCAACACACACAGACGAATACATGTTCCATTTAACCAAACAATAGCAGTATCAAACATCAACAAAACTGAAAAACCATAAAACCTCAAATATATTAGCTATACCCACTGTATAATCAAGTATACACACTATATAGATCTACTCTCCATCCCGGGAAAAcctttcttctttttcatttttgcaGCTTTACCCAAGCTTTgagtttgtttttttcttctgcACACTCAAAATCATTTTCTGAATCCTCGGATCCGCGGTTTCATTCAATACGCTTCTTACCAAGTTTCTTCCTTCCGCCGGATTCACAACTCTGCACAGATTTATAATCAAAATAGAACCGTGgtaacaaaaacataaacaaaaacaaaaaggaataTGAGAGGAAAACGAAAATGATAAGGAAAACGAAAAACGTTTGTTACTTTGTTTTCCGTGCACCCAAACTTCTTTTTTTCTGTTGTGTTCATCACTCATAAGCAATAACTTCGCCTAGAAATCGGAAACTTGGAGAAgctgaaacaaaaaagaaaaatggagtAAACGAAACAACGGACGAGGAGGCTGGGGTGGATGAAAGGCAGAGAGAGAatatgaatgcagagagagaacAAAAAATAAAAGTGAATGGGTTTACAAGAAATGAAAGCAGAGAGACTACAATAAAAGGTTGTAGAAGAAATGAATGCATGACaaacttatatttatattatgtaAATAAAGCAAAAGGAGTACTTTGGCAAAGTGTGACACTCCCTTATGCATTCTATCCATTTTTTCCATTATTTGATTATATTtactaaattatttatataacaaAAATTGTTTGAAACACGTGAAGTGCTCATTCTGTTTTGATCCTCACGTTTGGAATTTATTTGGGACAAAAACTAATCAATGCAAAGTTGCCCAAATTAAGTCATTCCTCATGCTATAAAATCATACTTCCTTGAATTCATCTACAATTATTATAACAAACCTCTACCAAAATCCTCCATCAACCAATCCAAATCCGCTCA
The Vicia villosa cultivar HV-30 ecotype Madison, WI linkage group LG6, Vvil1.0, whole genome shotgun sequence genome window above contains:
- the LOC131613927 gene encoding uncharacterized protein LOC131613927, translating into MKGRIWLAWNPNIWSITPIEKTEQLVHSDVYTNAGTLSHHLTIVYAHNQINNRRSLWQDLSRISNNIQGPWMVVGDFNNILKVGDIIGGNDVHLAEYIDMELIMANSNLFEHEMIGAWFTWSNKQIANPISSIIDRALVNADSYRGFPNTSVEVLNPHISDHAPLRIKMDSHQAIKKIKHRFKFLNCIAGHADYLHGLRANWNHLDLGNPMEQFWKNLYKLQYSLKGLTWQMTEGIRDLKVSREQLDKAQTLLAFDQLNQTLCQNFKFWTDEVLKNTELEENILQQKLKCDWITLVMRSQVDICSLREGAQLNREQQESLTVPVTEAEIWKAINGMGDNKAPGVDGYNAKFYKSSWTVIKKDVVNVVQDFFVNNRMYRAVNCALVTLIPKTKDAKSMKEMRPIACCTTLYKIISKVLTKRLNKVINSVNDSQTTFLPGKTIHDNIILAFELLRGYNRKHLSPRCTIQIDLQKAYDTVEWDSLALVLLEKCVSEEQSAFVEGRSILNNAMIATEIIHTLKRRTKGNKAHLALKIDISKAYDRVDWGFLRGMLSYMGFADKWIHWMMMCVTSIHYSVLVNSDVIGPIELGRGLRQGDPLSPYLFILISEGLSTLIKGSVASGNIHGVQICRGAPIVSHLLFADDCFLFCRANLTEVRHLMGLLDTYASAAGQEINLTKSEVFFSRNLSLSA
- the LOC131613926 gene encoding uncharacterized protein LOC131613926, coding for MEFWKNALIMYAIGNELSMNAVKKFMTTTWNFVTLPDLYYNEEGYFLIRFKDRVDRDAVLMRRPYSIFKKPILLHEWNPNFTLQEDVLRVLPIWVMFPQFPLYCWGDQSIGKIASAIGKPLMTDECTTKKLRVSYARVLIEVDVTQELRQHITIGNPRGEKMIQQVEYEWKPPFCKSCNKVGHECKQKEDGLKKKKEPQRVWERKKPPEEPKSSDEVSKSVAQLNVVEGPWITIQIKGRKGKEPAEVRVEIMNGFEGLLVGESSHTKGVT